From a single Oceaniferula flava genomic region:
- a CDS encoding TIGR03862 family flavoprotein has translation MNTSHHIAIIGGGPAGLRAAEVAAELGARVTVYDAMPSVGRKFLIAGKSGLNLTNGEAWSDFLEKYSGRSLPESSWRKILTDFDHLALRQWALDLGIETFVASSGKVFPCPVDGTIRAAPLLRRWIEKLRARGVVFKTRHRWIGFTPAGHLHFHHQGSEIEVTADATILALGGASWPRTGSDGRWQQLLAAQGIHSEKFTSANCGWEVDWPAEILEVAEGLPMKNLELSAGTMTRRGELVLTRYGLEGGPIYRLGPALRAQTSPELHIDFKPNTSREELVAKMGSVRRNFVREARRRWKLDAATCALLKHLPDRGPWKSAEQLAGEVKHCRIPLTGPRPIEEAISSAGGIRWNELDENLMLQKMPGVFAAGEMIDWDAPTGGYLLQACFATGDHAARAALRFLNSSA, from the coding sequence CTGAACACAAGTCACCATATCGCCATCATCGGCGGCGGCCCGGCCGGACTGCGCGCTGCCGAAGTAGCCGCTGAGCTAGGTGCCCGGGTGACGGTCTACGATGCCATGCCATCGGTTGGCCGTAAGTTCCTGATCGCCGGGAAAAGTGGACTCAATCTAACCAATGGCGAAGCGTGGTCGGACTTTCTGGAAAAATACAGCGGTCGCTCACTGCCGGAAAGCTCGTGGCGGAAGATCCTCACCGACTTCGATCATCTCGCGCTGCGTCAGTGGGCGCTGGACCTGGGAATCGAGACCTTTGTGGCCAGCAGTGGCAAGGTGTTTCCCTGCCCGGTCGATGGCACCATCCGCGCCGCGCCGCTGCTACGCCGTTGGATCGAGAAACTCCGAGCTCGGGGAGTCGTTTTCAAAACTCGCCACCGCTGGATCGGCTTCACGCCCGCCGGCCACTTGCATTTTCACCATCAGGGGAGCGAGATCGAGGTCACCGCAGATGCCACGATTCTGGCCCTCGGCGGTGCGTCTTGGCCGCGCACAGGTTCGGACGGCCGCTGGCAGCAATTGCTGGCGGCTCAGGGCATTCACAGCGAAAAATTTACCTCGGCCAACTGCGGCTGGGAGGTCGATTGGCCAGCCGAAATCTTGGAGGTCGCAGAAGGCCTGCCGATGAAGAATCTGGAACTTAGCGCGGGCACGATGACCCGACGCGGCGAGTTGGTGTTGACCCGCTACGGCTTGGAAGGAGGACCGATTTACCGTCTCGGACCCGCTCTGCGCGCTCAAACTTCGCCCGAGCTCCATATCGATTTCAAACCGAATACCTCCAGGGAGGAACTGGTGGCGAAGATGGGATCTGTGCGCAGGAACTTCGTCCGTGAAGCCCGCCGTCGTTGGAAACTCGATGCCGCCACCTGCGCCCTGCTCAAGCACCTGCCGGACCGCGGACCATGGAAATCGGCCGAGCAGCTTGCCGGGGAGGTAAAGCACTGCCGGATTCCACTAACAGGGCCTCGTCCAATCGAGGAAGCAATCTCGTCTGCCGGTGGAATCCGCTGGAATGAACTTGATGAAAACCTGATGCTGCAGAAAATGCCGGGTGTCTTCGCCGCAGGTGAGATGATCGACTGGGACGCTCCCACCGGCGGCTATCTGCTGCAAGCATGCTTTGCCACTGGCGATCACGCAGCCCGCGCAGCACTCCGTTTTCTCAACTCTTCAGCCTAA
- a CDS encoding 8-oxo-dGTP diphosphatase, with product MEDCSVDWSVWQGEMPATLMFIVRDGEVLLIEKLRGIGMGKINGPGGKIDPGETPLECVIRECQEELHITPIKPVKMGELWFAMSDIPDIHCHVFTATEFEGTPTATEEAVPIWTKIEDIPWDKMWEDDAHWLPQMLEGQKFLGRFLFEGERMQWRDVQLEDAGVSGWLIS from the coding sequence ATGGAGGATTGCAGCGTGGATTGGAGTGTCTGGCAAGGTGAGATGCCCGCAACCTTAATGTTTATTGTGCGTGACGGTGAAGTTTTACTCATCGAGAAGCTGCGTGGAATTGGTATGGGGAAGATCAATGGCCCCGGTGGCAAAATCGACCCCGGTGAGACGCCGCTGGAATGTGTCATCAGAGAGTGCCAAGAAGAACTGCACATCACCCCGATCAAGCCGGTGAAGATGGGGGAACTGTGGTTTGCCATGTCCGATATTCCGGATATTCACTGCCATGTGTTCACCGCCACCGAATTTGAAGGAACACCCACCGCCACGGAAGAGGCGGTGCCGATTTGGACCAAGATCGAAGACATCCCCTGGGACAAAATGTGGGAAGACGATGCCCACTGGCTACCTCAGATGTTAGAAGGTCAGAAGTTTCTCGGTCGTTTCCTCTTTGAGGGCGAAAGGATGCAGTGGCGAGACGTCCAGCTCGAAGACGCCGGTGTCTCCGGCTGGCTGATTAGTTAG
- a CDS encoding OmpH family outer membrane protein, with product MKTRLLLFLFSNLLVISGLQAQEFKCAIVDVNKLLTDYHVANTELERIKSERANYDAERSKRMESLTEVETKLKDLITKLREKAMPKSERNTLMEEYQDLVSQHNALNKDLQESDQEQVQAIKKKMADATRQLLDEIQSVIKSYAKQNHYVWIIDSSGLSNTQISPLVYARNPTVVTDEILKLLNKDAPKAEPVEENEDE from the coding sequence ATGAAAACGCGCCTGCTTCTGTTTCTTTTTTCAAACCTCTTGGTGATCAGTGGACTCCAGGCGCAGGAGTTCAAATGCGCTATCGTAGACGTCAACAAGCTACTCACCGATTATCACGTAGCAAACACAGAACTGGAACGCATCAAAAGCGAACGGGCGAACTACGATGCCGAGCGCAGCAAGCGAATGGAGTCACTCACGGAGGTAGAGACCAAGCTCAAAGATCTGATCACGAAATTACGGGAAAAAGCGATGCCCAAGAGCGAGCGCAACACCCTGATGGAGGAGTATCAAGATCTGGTAAGTCAGCACAATGCACTCAATAAAGACCTTCAGGAGTCTGACCAAGAACAGGTTCAGGCGATCAAAAAGAAAATGGCCGACGCCACCCGTCAGCTGCTCGATGAGATCCAGTCTGTGATCAAATCCTACGCCAAACAAAACCATTACGTCTGGATCATCGACTCGTCCGGCCTGAGCAATACGCAGATCTCTCCCCTCGTTTATGCCAGGAACCCCACGGTGGTCACCGATGAGATTCTCAAATTACTCAACAAGGATGCCCCCAAGGCTGAGCCGGTGGAGGAAAACGAAGACGAATAG
- a CDS encoding M48 family metallopeptidase, whose product MTRPLSILVALILACGLASCSFHSAIDAQGNVIMQPSSQLMRSHGVKAFEKIKAEKQVSHDPKFTEPVQRVAERLKKVIDMPDADWEFVVFKDRSANAFALPGGKVGINTGLFKVVDSDELLAAVLGHEISHATAGHAQKRMTHAIVAIIAGAIIYQAMDHNEIDHAGEATAAYALALYLLDALPLSRRQEYESDRIGAIYMAKAGYDPRAAVKLWRKLDEYHRLQGEPRPEFLRTHPHDAARINALEAFIPTAMQYYRKHPKTGSRR is encoded by the coding sequence GTGACCCGCCCACTTTCCATCCTAGTAGCACTCATCCTCGCCTGTGGCCTGGCCTCCTGCTCGTTTCATTCCGCGATTGATGCGCAGGGGAACGTGATCATGCAGCCGTCCAGCCAGCTGATGCGCAGTCATGGGGTCAAGGCCTTCGAGAAGATCAAGGCTGAGAAACAAGTCAGTCACGACCCCAAATTCACTGAGCCAGTCCAACGAGTGGCCGAGCGCCTGAAGAAAGTCATCGATATGCCCGATGCCGATTGGGAATTCGTCGTCTTCAAAGACCGCTCAGCCAATGCATTTGCTCTTCCGGGAGGCAAGGTGGGAATCAATACAGGGCTCTTTAAAGTGGTGGATAGCGATGAATTGTTAGCCGCTGTGTTAGGTCATGAAATTTCCCACGCCACCGCAGGCCACGCGCAAAAACGGATGACTCACGCCATTGTAGCGATCATTGCTGGAGCGATCATTTATCAAGCGATGGATCACAACGAAATAGACCACGCTGGTGAGGCCACAGCAGCCTACGCCCTGGCCCTTTACCTATTGGATGCACTCCCTCTGTCGCGCCGGCAAGAGTATGAGAGCGACCGCATCGGAGCCATCTACATGGCCAAAGCTGGTTACGATCCCCGGGCAGCCGTGAAACTCTGGCGAAAGCTCGACGAATACCATCGACTGCAAGGTGAGCCCCGACCTGAATTCCTGCGGACCCACCCGCACGACGCAGCTAGAATTAACGCTCTTGAAGCCTTTATTCCGACCGCGATGCAGTATTATCGCAAGCATCCCAAGACAGGGAGCAGACGCTAA
- a CDS encoding lipopolysaccharide kinase InaA family protein: protein MSRFFGFELGRHQRRRSKFVRKELTKPDGSQVVVYFKLYGYRRLRRAFSRILKPTRSKNEFANLKFFQKLGIPVCVPMVQGEYRNAFGIPRNCMIITLEVTGASQLDHFIASLEESDEPSEVKADLRRQIIESIATNLRKIHDEHFYHDDLKWRNVLVRRVGEQGEKVEVFWIDCPNGYFDKTGGMRSQHGIVKDVATLDHLAWRNCSLEERLYFLSCYLGLEIDDPKLRDFADEVVEYRKKKLDD, encoded by the coding sequence GTGAGTCGGTTTTTTGGTTTTGAACTTGGAAGGCATCAGCGGCGGAGGTCGAAGTTTGTTAGGAAAGAGCTGACCAAGCCGGACGGAAGCCAGGTGGTCGTGTATTTCAAACTTTACGGTTACCGCCGATTGCGCCGGGCTTTTTCACGGATTCTGAAACCGACCCGCTCCAAAAACGAATTTGCCAACCTGAAGTTCTTCCAGAAATTGGGGATTCCTGTATGTGTGCCGATGGTGCAGGGCGAGTATCGAAATGCTTTCGGAATCCCCAGGAACTGCATGATCATCACGCTTGAGGTGACCGGTGCCAGCCAGCTCGATCACTTCATCGCCAGCTTGGAGGAAAGTGATGAGCCGTCGGAGGTAAAAGCGGACCTCCGACGCCAGATTATCGAATCGATTGCCACGAATCTCCGCAAAATCCATGACGAACATTTTTACCACGACGACTTAAAATGGCGTAATGTCCTAGTCCGAAGAGTGGGGGAGCAGGGCGAGAAGGTGGAAGTTTTTTGGATCGATTGCCCGAACGGCTACTTTGATAAAACCGGGGGGATGCGCAGCCAGCATGGCATCGTCAAGGACGTGGCGACCCTCGACCACCTGGCGTGGCGGAATTGTTCGTTGGAGGAGCGACTGTATTTTCTTTCCTGCTATCTCGGACTGGAAATCGACGACCCGAAACTGCGCGACTTCGCCGATGAGGTGGTGGAATACCGGAAGAAGAAACTGGATGACTAA
- a CDS encoding glycosyltransferase family 4 protein, whose translation MPATTNHDDVELILGNSNPRFSGVTSTMLQVLRHQQSMMKVAVMGSHHVPDDCHTLTLLETAKLCRTPLPDGRPRIFHARRNDEMLQALLLKKVFRAKIRIAFTATAQRPPSWITRWLTRQADGVITTSSAANQYIEGGADVIIPHGIDLSTYQPAADRDQAWRELGYPGKFGIGIFGRVRHQKGVDVFVRALIPLMKKHPDFTAVICGETTPDQKTFETELKQEIEAAGLSEQFQFIGKQPFEALPKLFRSMSIVAALSRNEGFGLTVLEAMASGTAVIASEAGAWKDVIRDGTDGFIVPCDDVSSTSKKLAQLMSDPAMLEPMGQHGRQRVEQHYTLEREASEICRFLKSL comes from the coding sequence ATGCCGGCCACAACGAACCATGATGACGTGGAACTGATCTTGGGAAATTCGAACCCGAGATTCTCCGGAGTCACGTCTACAATGTTGCAAGTGCTGCGGCACCAGCAATCGATGATGAAGGTCGCAGTGATGGGATCGCATCACGTGCCGGACGACTGCCACACCTTGACATTGTTAGAAACCGCCAAACTCTGTCGGACACCACTCCCGGATGGTCGCCCACGCATTTTCCATGCCCGCAGAAACGACGAGATGCTGCAGGCGCTCTTGCTCAAGAAGGTCTTCCGCGCCAAGATCCGGATCGCCTTCACCGCCACCGCCCAGCGTCCGCCGAGCTGGATCACCCGCTGGCTGACCCGCCAAGCAGACGGAGTCATCACCACCAGCTCCGCCGCCAATCAGTATATCGAGGGTGGGGCCGATGTCATCATCCCCCACGGTATCGATCTCAGCACCTACCAACCGGCAGCCGACCGCGATCAGGCGTGGCGAGAACTCGGGTATCCCGGGAAATTCGGCATCGGCATCTTTGGTCGGGTCCGTCACCAAAAGGGCGTGGATGTTTTTGTCCGGGCATTGATTCCGCTGATGAAAAAACACCCGGATTTCACCGCCGTGATCTGCGGGGAGACCACTCCCGATCAGAAAACCTTTGAAACCGAACTGAAGCAAGAGATCGAAGCTGCCGGCTTGAGCGAGCAGTTTCAGTTCATCGGCAAGCAGCCGTTCGAAGCGCTGCCGAAGCTTTTCAGATCGATGAGCATCGTCGCGGCACTCAGTCGGAACGAAGGCTTTGGACTAACGGTTCTGGAAGCCATGGCCAGCGGCACCGCCGTCATTGCCAGTGAGGCAGGGGCGTGGAAAGATGTCATCCGCGACGGCACCGACGGCTTCATCGTGCCCTGCGATGATGTTAGCAGCACCTCGAAGAAACTGGCGCAGTTGATGTCCGATCCAGCGATGTTAGAACCCATGGGGCAGCATGGCAGACAGCGGGTGGAGCAACATTACACGCTGGAGCGTGAAGCCTCCGAGATCTGCCGCTTTTTAAAATCGCTGTGA
- a CDS encoding glycosyltransferase produces MPPSINIIARTNGVGLDRDVDLIHHALSAAGFNVTVSHCRSISPLRRFFPSKPQFDANIFLERVFPRWFGSAKKNFLIPNQERFPERHLGHLKKIDQVLCKSRHAEDIFTKRGSDCSFIGFTSSDMLDPKVEPDYQSFLHLAGRSTLKGTETILTLWKKHPEWPQLTLIQCKENAPEQVPDNVRLISEYIPHEDIITHLNSHGVHLCTSLSEGWGHYIVEAMSCRAVVVTTDGPPMNEIVAPDRGILVPAQREEARHLGINYYVDPDKLETMISELLLKTTEQKQSFGNNARAWFESNDATLQSRLPATISSLLNA; encoded by the coding sequence ATGCCTCCATCCATTAACATCATCGCTCGCACCAACGGAGTCGGACTGGATCGCGATGTCGACTTGATCCACCATGCGCTGTCGGCCGCGGGTTTCAATGTCACCGTTTCCCACTGCCGCAGCATCTCGCCGCTACGCAGATTCTTCCCGTCGAAACCACAGTTTGACGCCAATATCTTTCTCGAGCGCGTGTTCCCCCGCTGGTTTGGATCCGCTAAGAAAAACTTCCTCATCCCCAATCAGGAACGCTTTCCAGAACGCCACCTCGGGCATCTGAAAAAGATCGACCAAGTGCTGTGCAAAAGCCGCCATGCCGAGGATATCTTCACGAAGCGCGGCAGCGACTGCAGCTTCATCGGCTTCACCTCGTCGGACATGTTAGACCCCAAGGTCGAGCCCGATTACCAATCCTTCCTCCACCTCGCCGGCCGCAGCACGCTCAAAGGAACGGAAACCATTCTCACACTCTGGAAAAAGCACCCCGAGTGGCCGCAGCTAACTCTGATCCAGTGCAAAGAAAACGCACCGGAGCAGGTCCCGGACAACGTCCGCCTGATCAGCGAATACATTCCCCACGAAGACATCATCACTCACCTGAACAGCCACGGTGTGCACCTCTGCACTTCGCTATCCGAGGGATGGGGGCACTACATTGTCGAGGCGATGAGCTGCCGGGCCGTGGTGGTCACCACCGATGGACCACCGATGAATGAAATCGTCGCTCCCGATCGCGGTATCCTGGTCCCCGCACAGCGCGAAGAAGCTCGCCACTTGGGCATTAACTACTACGTCGACCCCGACAAACTGGAAACCATGATCAGCGAACTCTTGCTCAAAACCACCGAGCAAAAACAATCCTTTGGCAACAACGCGCGCGCTTGGTTTGAAAGCAACGACGCCACCCTGCAGTCGCGCCTCCCCGCCACCATCAGCAGCCTCCTCAACGCCTGA
- a CDS encoding glycosyltransferase family 2 protein produces the protein MSAKPRISCIISTYQDADLIEKKISEIQQQTIFDQAEFIFVETGSPARERELIQPYTEQFSNVRLVTTDDRRTLYEAWNLGWEAAQADIVCYSNMDDALHPQCLQQVVETMEADTGIELCSVMIGYQHEESPGEMDSFDVDRLKKLKIGRRAGPFSAWRKNLSEKMGMFDGKYRIIGDLDFWSRAAAANTRAVLIKKVLYLYTIAPSQLSKRMDKSPERKYAADKGVKLQWHPALERTSLLHRKIYRMFPSPYLVK, from the coding sequence ATGTCAGCCAAACCGCGCATCTCATGTATCATCAGCACCTATCAGGATGCGGATCTGATCGAGAAAAAAATCAGCGAGATCCAGCAACAGACGATTTTCGATCAGGCGGAATTCATCTTTGTCGAAACCGGATCGCCGGCCCGCGAGCGCGAGTTGATTCAACCTTACACCGAACAATTTTCCAACGTCCGCCTGGTCACCACCGATGACCGACGCACCCTCTACGAAGCCTGGAATCTCGGCTGGGAAGCGGCTCAGGCGGACATCGTGTGCTACAGTAACATGGACGATGCCCTGCACCCGCAATGTCTGCAGCAGGTGGTGGAAACCATGGAGGCTGATACGGGCATCGAGCTTTGCTCTGTGATGATTGGCTATCAGCACGAGGAGTCACCCGGGGAGATGGATAGCTTTGATGTGGATCGATTGAAAAAGCTCAAGATCGGTCGCCGCGCCGGACCGTTCTCGGCATGGCGGAAGAATTTGAGCGAAAAGATGGGCATGTTCGATGGCAAATACCGCATCATCGGCGACCTCGATTTCTGGTCGCGCGCGGCTGCGGCTAACACCCGCGCTGTGTTGATCAAGAAGGTGCTCTATCTCTACACCATCGCTCCCAGCCAGCTGTCCAAACGGATGGACAAGAGCCCGGAGCGGAAATACGCAGCGGATAAGGGGGTGAAGCTGCAGTGGCATCCCGCCTTGGAGAGAACCAGCCTGCTGCATCGCAAGATTTACCGGATGTTCCCATCGCCCTACCTGGTGAAGTAG
- a CDS encoding glycosyltransferase: MANIFKKLFYNPPPAHKNPKIVGLILARNEGSRIAFAIRAAAEVTDALVFLDDASTDNTLEIARSLQESCNIEKIISRDIDGESYNEFGNRSQMLKTGREIGGTHFIVIDADEAFTSDCYENDFLRHEILKLRPGDSLALWWIQLWRSTEQYRHGDKSRWDRTTKRMIFCDDGKTDYKPGFAHFSLVPPFPKRRRLKLKTQHGLMHFQFVNWDNLYLKQQWYCWLERVGMPDKPVEEILQRYCKSVDESGLRCEPVPDKWFASYPYFDPAAFDEPDFWRQEQMDEWLEEYGEDYFAGLSLNQAS; this comes from the coding sequence ATGGCCAACATTTTCAAGAAGCTATTTTACAACCCTCCACCTGCGCACAAGAACCCGAAGATTGTCGGGCTGATTTTGGCACGCAACGAAGGTAGCCGAATCGCATTTGCCATCCGCGCCGCAGCGGAAGTTACCGATGCCTTGGTGTTCCTCGATGACGCCTCCACCGATAACACCTTGGAGATTGCCCGCTCGCTGCAGGAGTCCTGCAACATCGAAAAGATCATTTCCCGAGACATCGACGGCGAGTCCTACAACGAGTTCGGCAATCGTTCTCAAATGCTGAAAACCGGTCGCGAGATTGGCGGCACGCACTTCATCGTGATCGATGCCGACGAAGCATTCACCTCGGACTGCTACGAGAACGACTTTCTCAGACATGAAATCCTCAAGCTCCGCCCTGGCGATTCACTCGCCCTCTGGTGGATCCAGCTATGGCGCAGCACCGAGCAATACCGCCACGGCGACAAATCCAGGTGGGACCGCACCACCAAACGGATGATTTTCTGCGACGATGGCAAGACCGACTACAAACCGGGCTTCGCCCACTTCTCCCTGGTGCCGCCTTTCCCCAAAAGGCGCCGGCTCAAGCTGAAGACCCAACACGGGCTGATGCACTTCCAGTTTGTCAATTGGGATAACCTTTACCTCAAGCAACAATGGTATTGCTGGCTGGAACGGGTCGGAATGCCTGACAAGCCGGTGGAGGAAATTCTTCAGCGCTACTGCAAATCAGTCGATGAATCCGGCTTGCGCTGTGAACCGGTTCCCGACAAATGGTTCGCCTCCTACCCCTACTTTGACCCCGCCGCCTTCGATGAACCTGACTTCTGGAGACAGGAGCAAATGGACGAGTGGTTAGAAGAATATGGCGAGGATTACTTCGCCGGCCTGAGTCTCAATCAGGCATCTTGA
- a CDS encoding phosphotransferase codes for MDAITEPTNRTNHSIQLARLSPAQHSDTAFYLFEEKDTTYLVKLYLHEHGDEASLREKLGLLHWRAHGFFVPGVYHRVLPQLKNPHVVMDYIQTETLADFISRHTSKAEIYPRIRQILQSNAARHRLSLQRSDASLIHSDLHPDNILIDAESFYYIDFATPHKDKSVLELVSLEVERFMIQLLRVMGKESMPSLTELLVAAYSGQEAVLTRIVEKHDLHPCIRMVKSIRESLRRDAQIRRYQLADVFKKTMNYSN; via the coding sequence ATGGATGCAATTACTGAACCAACTAACAGAACGAATCACAGCATCCAGCTGGCTCGGCTCTCACCAGCGCAGCACTCTGATACTGCATTCTATCTCTTTGAGGAAAAGGACACCACATACTTGGTGAAGCTGTATCTTCATGAACATGGTGACGAAGCATCTCTCAGAGAGAAGCTTGGACTATTGCACTGGAGGGCTCATGGTTTTTTTGTGCCGGGCGTGTATCACCGTGTCTTGCCACAGTTAAAGAATCCTCATGTAGTGATGGATTACATTCAGACCGAGACCCTAGCAGATTTCATAAGCAGACATACTTCCAAGGCTGAGATTTATCCTCGAATTAGACAGATCCTGCAAAGTAATGCGGCACGCCACCGCCTGTCTTTGCAAAGATCCGACGCTTCGCTCATTCACTCCGACCTCCACCCTGATAATATATTGATCGATGCTGAGAGCTTTTATTATATCGATTTTGCAACTCCGCATAAGGATAAATCAGTGCTTGAACTCGTTTCCCTCGAGGTGGAAAGGTTCATGATTCAACTTCTCCGAGTGATGGGGAAGGAATCGATGCCATCGCTGACTGAATTGCTCGTAGCGGCATATTCAGGACAAGAGGCGGTGTTGACTCGCATAGTCGAAAAGCATGACCTACACCCATGCATTCGCATGGTAAAATCGATTCGTGAGAGCCTCAGAAGGGATGCTCAAATTCGCCGTTACCAGCTAGCTGACGTTTTCAAGAAAACGATGAACTATTCCAACTAA
- a CDS encoding phosphotransferase: MHLQVLESESSDFKTSCVVDCGKNLRHLPGRRNVWQAVSEDREILVKVYDPHPKQQRDVSREWDNAKRLAEAQLEVPQPLFLVKSESGQIAVGFEWIPDGETVDRTLSHAEATERAKIFQQLVSLHERQHAAGILQSDDHLGNYLWSRGQLWMLDAGTCLFSDAPLEESKRVENMAVLAANIPLGLRQTYDAAVAEHYGLSLTGLVDAIPSSIQNRARKYYKKTRRSCSDFEHHKENGKEWLACRDFSSSLKSRLQEDPDQFFTDTSWLKDGNTCTVVEVKEGETSYILKRYNEKSLSYRLRHALLTPRALMSWSNGHVLRLFGVPTPRPLACLLVRNGPLLKKAYLLMEKADGAALDQISEEDLDRQMPVIADQFVQRWHELDALQVTHGDMKSGNFMFSEDGLLSLIDLDGTTFHQTAAAHQQRKEKDLARFLRNWEKRPDWISAIRAKLDASS; the protein is encoded by the coding sequence ATGCATTTACAGGTCTTGGAATCGGAATCGTCCGATTTCAAGACCTCTTGCGTTGTAGACTGTGGTAAAAACCTGAGGCATCTTCCCGGACGCCGAAACGTCTGGCAGGCGGTCAGTGAGGATCGCGAGATCTTGGTCAAAGTCTACGACCCGCACCCCAAGCAGCAGCGCGATGTCTCCCGCGAATGGGACAATGCCAAGCGCCTGGCCGAGGCCCAGTTAGAGGTTCCACAGCCACTGTTTCTGGTGAAATCCGAGAGCGGGCAGATTGCGGTCGGCTTCGAATGGATTCCCGATGGGGAAACGGTCGACCGCACCCTATCTCACGCCGAAGCCACGGAGCGGGCTAAGATTTTCCAGCAGTTAGTTTCTCTGCACGAGCGGCAACATGCCGCTGGTATTTTGCAAAGCGACGACCATCTGGGTAATTACCTTTGGAGCCGTGGCCAGCTTTGGATGCTGGATGCCGGCACCTGTTTATTTTCTGACGCGCCACTCGAGGAGTCCAAACGGGTGGAAAACATGGCGGTGCTCGCGGCGAATATCCCACTCGGCCTGCGCCAGACATACGATGCTGCGGTGGCCGAGCACTATGGCCTGTCGCTCACAGGACTGGTCGATGCCATACCGAGCTCCATCCAGAACCGCGCGCGCAAGTATTACAAGAAAACCCGGCGGTCGTGCAGTGACTTCGAGCACCACAAGGAAAACGGCAAAGAGTGGCTGGCCTGCCGTGATTTCTCCAGCAGTTTGAAATCTCGCTTGCAGGAGGACCCGGACCAATTTTTCACCGACACCTCTTGGCTCAAAGACGGCAACACCTGCACGGTGGTGGAGGTTAAAGAAGGGGAAACCTCCTACATTCTCAAACGCTATAACGAAAAATCGCTGAGCTACCGCCTACGCCACGCCCTCTTAACACCTAGAGCGCTGATGAGCTGGAGCAATGGCCACGTGCTGCGGCTGTTCGGCGTGCCCACGCCACGCCCCCTTGCCTGCCTGTTAGTGCGCAATGGACCTCTTTTGAAAAAAGCCTATCTGCTAATGGAAAAGGCAGACGGTGCCGCGCTCGATCAGATTTCGGAGGAAGACCTGGACCGACAGATGCCTGTCATTGCTGATCAGTTTGTCCAGCGGTGGCATGAGCTCGATGCCCTGCAGGTGACCCACGGAGATATGAAATCCGGGAACTTCATGTTCAGCGAGGACGGGCTGCTCAGCCTGATTGACCTCGATGGCACAACCTTCCATCAAACAGCCGCGGCCCACCAGCAACGGAAGGAAAAAGACCTGGCTCGCTTCCTCAGGAATTGGGAAAAGCGACCCGACTGGATCTCCGCCATCCGAGCCAAGCTGGACGCCAGTTCTTAA
- a CDS encoding lipopolysaccharide kinase InaA family protein, translated as MPHTTYTSPDWQSDLEASGYTDFESWWNAEKELVEEGNFRGNDDQSSWSHVSRIKLADGRTVYLKRQQNHFPNNLLLKMKKVLTFELEWRNYQRLQEAGVPTLNIIHFASRKQNGNRQCIIVSEELAGMTPLDDLIRCFEKTAWPSRTQRLAMLDAIEKVIRKMHDAGIIHNALYGRHIYLNIPIIDGKAVIPDDFHACLIDLERTKFPGVNSPKLITNDLEKMYRRIPEWPARDCLWFLKRYLGIEKLTPEAKTIARQIAATRKPKSA; from the coding sequence ATGCCGCACACTACCTACACCAGCCCCGATTGGCAGTCCGACCTCGAAGCCTCGGGCTACACTGATTTCGAATCGTGGTGGAATGCGGAAAAGGAACTGGTGGAGGAAGGCAACTTCCGAGGCAACGACGACCAATCGTCCTGGAGTCACGTTTCCAGAATCAAGCTGGCCGACGGGCGCACGGTTTATCTCAAGCGCCAGCAAAACCACTTCCCTAACAACCTTCTGCTGAAGATGAAGAAGGTGCTGACCTTCGAGCTGGAATGGCGGAACTATCAGCGACTGCAAGAAGCCGGTGTGCCCACCTTGAACATCATCCACTTCGCCAGCCGCAAGCAGAACGGCAACCGTCAGTGCATCATCGTCTCCGAGGAGCTGGCGGGCATGACGCCGCTGGACGATCTCATCCGATGCTTCGAAAAAACCGCCTGGCCGTCACGCACGCAGCGATTGGCGATGCTGGATGCGATTGAAAAAGTGATCCGCAAGATGCACGATGCCGGCATCATCCACAACGCCCTCTACGGCAGACACATCTACCTAAACATCCCCATCATCGATGGCAAGGCTGTGATCCCCGATGATTTCCACGCCTGCCTCATCGATCTCGAACGCACCAAGTTCCCCGGCGTGAATTCACCCAAGCTGATCACCAACGATCTGGAGAAAATGTATCGTCGCATTCCTGAGTGGCCGGCAAGAGATTGCCTGTGGTTTTTGAAACGCTACCTCGGCATTGAAAAACTCACTCCCGAGGCCAAAACCATCGCCCGTCAGATCGCGGCCACGCGCAAGCCGAAGTCGGCATAG